One region of Citrus sinensis cultivar Valencia sweet orange chromosome 6, DVS_A1.0, whole genome shotgun sequence genomic DNA includes:
- the LOC102608925 gene encoding putative SWI/SNF-related matrix-associated actin-dependent regulator of chromatin subfamily A member 3-like 1, which produces MELKQDQDWQECDQEQEEGSQSSNETYMLGFVIANIVGLQYYSGTISGREMVGLVREPLNPYDSNAVKVLNTRTDQVGHIERSVAAVLAPLIDSGMILVEGIVPNTRSKGNRFKIPCQVHIFTRLEMFSIVKDVILEGGLQLISGNDVSFGLSEAMVVKERKGERGVKSVDEIFKLVDKNVKKKAKMEAMEPPKEVIKSELFVHQKEGLGWLVRRENSEELPPFWEEKGGGFVNVLTNYHTDKRPEPLRGGIFADDMGLGKTLTLLSLIALDKCAGVAPGLTDTNSLDLNEAEDEEMSASSSKKRKRGKMSNKGSARGKKHKTVNTKMDDNVKGKSVGMLNNSSSFRGKKITLIVCPPSVFSTWITQLEEHTVPGMLKTYMYYGDRTQDVDELEMYDLVLTTYSTLAIEESWLESPVKKIEWWRVILDEAHVIKNANAQQSRTVTNLNAKRRWVVTGTPIQNGSFDLFSLMAFLQFEPFSVKSYWQSLIQRPLAQGNRKGLSRLQVLMSTISLRRTKDKGLIGLQPKTIEKYYVELSLEERKLYDELEGKAKGVVQDYINAGSLMRNYSTVLSILLRLRQICTNLALCPSDVRSIIPSNTIEDVSNNPDLLKKLVEVLQDGEDFDCPICISPPSDIIITCCAHIFCRSCILKTLQHTKPCCPLCRHPLLQSDLFSSPPESSDMDIAGKSLKNFTSSKVSALLTLLLQLRDKKPTTKSVVFSQFRKMLILLEEPLQAAGFKLLRLDGSMNAKKRAQVIEEFGNPGPGGPTVLLASLKASGAGVNLTAASRVFLLEPWWNPAVEEQAMDRVHWIGQKEDVKIVRLIVQNSIEERILELQDRKKKLAREAFRRKGKDQREVSTDDLRILMSL; this is translated from the exons ATGGAACTGAAACAGGACCAGGACTGGCAAGAATGCGACCAAGAGCAAGAAGAAGGCTCACAATCTTCAAATGAAACTTATATGCTTGGCTTTGTAATTGCCAATATAGTGGGTCTCCAGTACTACTCGGGCACAATCAGCGGCAGAGAAATGGTGGGACTGGTCCGTGAACCCTTAAATCCTTATGACAGCAACGCTGTCAAAGTGTTAAATACGAGAACTGATCAAGTGGGCCACATTGAACGGTCAGTAGCTGCGGTTTTAGCCCCTTTAATTGATAGTGGTATGATTTTAGTTGAGGGTATTGTTCCTAATACTCGTAGTAAAGGTAATAGGTTTAAAATTCCATGTCAAGTTCATATTTTTACTAGGTTAGAGATGTTTAGTATTGTTAAGGATGTGATTTTGGAAGGTGGGTTGCAGTTAATTTCTGGCAATGATGTGTCATTTGGATTGTCGGAGGCGATGGTGGTGAAGGAGAGGAAAGGAGAGAGAGGTGTTAAGAGTGTGGATGAGATATTCAAGTTGGTTGATAAGAATGTGAAGAAAAAGGCCAAAATGGAGGCTATGGAGCCGCCTAAAGAGGTTATAAAGTCTGAGCTTTTTGTGCATCAGAAGGAGGGATTGGGGTGGTTGGTACGCAGGGAGAATTCGGAGGAGTTGCCTCCTTTTTGGGAGGAGAAAGGTGGGGGGTTTGTCAATGTGTTGACAAATTATCACACTGATAAACGGCCAGAGCCTTTGAGGGGTGGTATTTTTGCTGATGATATGGGATTGGGTAAGACCCTCACGTTACTTTCTTTGATTGCTCTTGATAAATGTGCTGGTGTTGCTCCTGGTTTGACAGATACTAATAGTTTGGATTTAAATGAAGCTGAGGATGAGGAGATGAGTGCTTCAAGTTCTAAGAAGCGTAAGAGAGGTAAAATGAGTAACAAGGGTAGTGCAAGGGGGAAAAAACATAAAACTGTGAATACTAAGATGGATGATAATGTGAAGGGAAAGTCTGTTGGTATGTTAAATAATTCTTCTAGCTTTAGGGGTAAGAAGATTACATTAATTGTCTGCCCCCCTTCTGTGTTTTCTACGTGGATAACACAGCTAGAAGAGCACACGGTGCCAGGAATGTTGAAGACATATATGTATTATGGAGATCGGACTCAAGATGTTGACGAGCTTGAGATGTATGATTTGGTGTTGACAACTTATAGTACTTTGGCTATTGAAGAATCTTGGTTAGAGTCCCCTGTGAAGAAGATCGAGTGGTGGCGAGTAATTTTGGATGAGGCTCATGTGATTAAGAATGCAAATGCTCAACAGAGTCGGACAGTCACTAATTTGAATGCTAAGAGGAGGTGGGTTGTTACAGGTACACCTATCCAAAATGGCTCATTTGATTTGTTCTCACTGATGGCTTTTTTGCAATTTGAGCCATTTTCTGTTAAGAGCTATTGGCAAAGCTTGATACAACGTCCTCTCGCTCAGGGTAATAGGAAGGGGCTTTCACGTCTTCAG GTTCTAATGTCAACCATTTCTTTAAGGAGAACAAAGGACAAGGGTTTGATTGGATTGCAACCAAAAACAATAGAGAAATATTATGTTGAACTTTCTTTGGAAGAACGCAAACTGTATGATGAGCTGGAAGGAAAAGCCAAGGGTGTTGTCCAGGACTATATAAATGCTGGTAGTCTTATGCGCAACTATTCAACCGTACTTAGCATACTCTTACGACTTCGCCAGATCTGTACAAATTTGGCTTTGTGCCCATCAGATGTGAGGTCAATAATTCCTTCTAACACTATTGAAG ATGTATCCAACAACCCAGACTTGCTGAAAAAGCTGGTTGAAGTGCTACAAGATGGTGAAGATTTTGATTGTCCAATTTGTATCTCCCCGCCATCTGATATCATAATTACTTGTTGTGCTCACATCTTTTGCCGGTCCTGCATCCTGAAAACGCTACAGCACACGAAACCCTGCTGCCCCCTCTGTCGCCATCCTTTATTGCAATCTGACCTGTTCTCATCGCCTCCAGAATCTTCTGACATGGACATTGCTGGAAAGTCTTTGAAAAATTTCACATCTTCAAAAGTGTCTGCTCTATTGACACTTCTCCTTCAATTAAGGGATAAAAAACCGACTACAAAATCAGTTGTATTTTCGCAGTTTCGTAAAATGTTGATATTACTTGAGGAGCCATTGCAAGCAGCTGGCTTCAAGTTACTGCGCTTAGATGGTTCAATGAATGCCAAAAAGAGAGCTCAAGTAATTGAAGAATTTGGAAATCCTGGACCTGGTGGACCAACTGTTTTGCTTGCAAGTCTTAAGGCTTCAGGTGCAGGTGTCAACCTTACAGCTGCCTCTAGAGTGTTCTTGTTGGAGCCATGGTGGAACCCAGCCGTTGAGGAACAGGCTATGGATAGGGTGCACTGGATTGGTCAGAAGGAGGATGTAAAGATTGTGAGGCTGATTGTTCAAAACAGCATTGAAGAGAGGATACTAGAGTTGCAGGACAGGAAGAAGAAACTGGCAAGGGAAGCATTTAGGAGGAAGGGAAAGGATCAGAGGGAGGTCAGCACAGATGATCTGCGCATTCTCATGTCATTGTGA